Within the Catalinimonas niigatensis genome, the region GGGATATTTATCATTAGGATAAGTCACATGATCCTCACCAGCATAAAATACAGTAACAATATCTCCATTTTGCAGACGGCAAGCATCCGGAAAAGCCTGATATTCACCCGCAGCTTCTCCTTTGGAAATGATCTGATACAAAGTAGTGTCCGAAAATACTTCCCACCGCTTTGCTATATTGTTGTCATTTCCGGCAAAAGAGACGCAGCAGCTTATCGCATAACTTATAGAAAGCAGGAACAGGAGCCGGTTTACTTTTTTCATGAATTATTGTAGCAAAAGTATTTGTTACTGAGAGAGTTCATCCAACCCTCATCTCCTCTAATCATCTATTGCCTGACCTGTCAGTAGACGAAATTTCCAGCCGGTTTGATCGTTAGTAGGCCCTTGCGTTTGCTTCATAATGATGCCGATTAGATCTTCTTCAGGATCAGCAAAATACTGCGTATTGAAATAGCCGCCCCAGTCAAAAGTGCCGACGCTGCCACTACCACCTTTTGCCTGACCTTCTTCAGTAAGTACCCCAAAGGCAAGCCCATAGTGGCGGCCGGTGCCTGCCCACAAATCACCGATCTGGTTGCCCATTATAGATTGTATGGTAGTGCGACTGAGGATGCGCACGCCATTTAGTTCACCTTCGTTGAGATACATTTGAAGAAAAGTCGCATAATCTTTGGTGGTGCTGGAAAGCCCTGCTCCTCCTGAGAAGAAGGTTTTAGCACCTTTTACAGGATACTGAGGGTCATAAAAGGTGACCGGATAGGTAGTCCAACGCTCTCCTTCTTTTCTTTGTACCGCTACCAGACGACTGGCCTTGTTTTCAGGCAGGTAAAACCAGGTATCCTCCATGCCCAGCGGATCAAAGAGACGCTCACGTAGAAACTGATCAAAAGGCATTCCTGAGATGACTTCTATAAAATAACCCAGCACATCCAGTCCTTCGCTATAGGTATAGGCATCGCCGGGATTATGATGAAGTGGGAGCGTGGCCAGTCGCTTTACACTCTGTTCTATGCTAATGTCTTCGGTAGTAAACAGGTCCATGACACCCGCTTTCTGGTACATCATTTTAAAACGTTCATCACCGTCAATCATACCATAACCCAAGCCTGAAGTGTGGGTGAGCAGATGGCGGATGGTGATCTCTCTGGAGGCAGGTTCGGTAGTAAAAGTAGTGTCGCTGTATTTAAAACTTTTCAGTAGCTGAGGCTCTTTGAATTCGGGGATGTATTTGGAGATAGGATCATCCAACTGGAAGTGGCCTTCTTCCCAGAGCATCATGACAGCAGTAGAAGTAATCGCCTTGCTTTGGGAAGCAATACGAAAAATATCGTCCTTTTTCATTGCTCGGCCCGATGGGCTATCTGCCATACCAAAGGCTTTATGGTACACGATCTTCCCTTTGCGGGCTACCAGCGCCACAATGCCTGGCACATTACCCTCTTTCACAGCTTGCTGACACATGGCATCTATCCTGGCCAGACGTTCCGCTGACATGCCAACGCTGGCAGGTGAGGCTTCGGAAAGAGGAGGGGATTTTTGCAGGGATTTGGTTTGAGCACTTGCCGTAAAAGCAAGGAAAAAGCATAGTACAAGAAATAGGTTGTGTTTCATTAGTCCAGGTTGTTTTAAAAACCTTAAAATATTAAAATTTCAGAGATGTCTTCCCTTTTTATTCACAAAACTAGCAAGTCTTAAGAAAACAGGCAGGTTATAATCGCTTCTGTTTAAAGAATATTTTCGACAGAGGTGAATATCAGATTATTGCTGCAAGATACACTTAGAGATTGAGGGATAATGTGGGGATATGAGCTAATTTAGGAATTATAGCAAGGCATTTCTCACATAAATATGCATTATTACCCACAAATTCTGAAAAAGATATAATTATGCATTACTAATGAAAGGTAATATTTACGAATTAAAGGATGTACCAAAAAATAAAAAAAATAACTAAGGAAAATTCATCACTAAGCTTTTAGAAGCGCTTATATTTATATATTTGCAGCAAAACAATTTCAATTATATTTCTTACTTATATAATAGTAAACAATGAAAACATATTTGCCCTTTAAAGCGATCTTCAGTATTCTCGTTATGGTAGCATTACTTATTACTGCCTGTGAAGATGACGAGGTAACGACCTTTGAGCCTACCGAACTAATGATCATTGGTCCTGAGGAAGTGTCTCCCGGGGATACAGCTACCTATATCGCTGATCGTTACGAAAACGAAACTTATTCCTGGACAGTACCAGCAGGCGCAACCCTTACCAGTGGCGACGGCACTCCGGTTGTTACAGTTACTTTCACTGCCGCGGGGAGTGGCGACATTTCCGTAGCCGCTCGTGGAATCGAGGGTTCCAAGACAGTAGATGTAGTCACCGCCGCTCCTATGGCAAGTATAGCACTGGATAGTGGAGTAGTGTTGACCGAAGGTGGAACTGCCAATGTACTGATCACTTTTGACCAGGATATTGCCGTTGATCCTGAAGTAAGTCTTGTGCCGGCTGAAGGAGTGTCAGGCAGTACCGTCAGTGCGCTAGAAAAGGTAGACGATCGTACTTTTAGGGTAAGTTATACCGCCGGAGCAGGTGATGGTACAGATCAGATCAGCATAGAGCAGGCAGTTACTTCTGTGTTTTTCGGTTCTGTCGCGATGGATACGGTCCTTACCTTTGATGGGTACATGGTAGATAATACCGCTGCGACTGGTGAGCTATCATCTTCTCAAACTCCGGTAAGTGATGACATGATGGTTACCCTATCGGCAATCTTTAGCGAAACGCTCAGCACCTCCGACACTGTGAAGGTATCTATCAATGGCGTCACAACTGATGCTGCCTACGTTACCAATGCAAACATGACTACGGAGGATGGCATTACCTGGATATACGCATTTCAGCCTGAAGGAGGAGCAAATGAGTTGGCCTCTGTCTCAGTCAGTAACCTTCCAGCCGATTTGGCAGGCAATCCGACGGAAGCCGTGGAACCGATCATTATCCAGCTCAAGAACGATTAAATTGAAAATTGATTGAAGGAAGCCGACGGCATGAAATTAAAAACATGCTAAAACGGCTTCCTTAATAAGGTTGTAAAGACCTCTATCCCAGGTGTAGTTTGTTACTACACCTTTTTTTATGTTGTATCATCTTCAACATATGAATTAACTATTGGAACCGCTTTAAAGAAAGAGTAAGGCAGTCGTATGCCTGACTTAAACCCTCGCTCTGAGGTAATCAAAGCCATAGTTTGCTATGATGTCAAAGTTTGTAGATTTGAATTGAAAGATTTAGTCAAGCATTGGTAAAGATTTGTGTAGTGCTGTTGGCAGAATTTTATCTAATTGCTAAATATGCTTCAGTCATTGATATAAGTCTTAATTTGGAAAAGAATATCTTAGATCATACAACAACACCGATGAGCAACCAATCTAAAACCCCTCTACTCCCTTTTGTCTTAATCACCAGCCTGTTTCTGATGTGGGGTCTGGCCAATAATATGACAGATACCCTGTTGGCAGCCTTCAAAAAGATTATGAGCATGTCAGACTTCCAGACCAGCTGGATACAAATTGCCTTCTATGGCTCTTACTTCTGTCTGGCTCTTCCGGCAGCAATCCTGATCAAGAAATTCACTTACAAGACAGGTGTGCTTTTAGGCTTGGGGATGTTTATTGCCGGTTCACTCTTATTTTATCCGGCCAGCCAGACGATGGTATACGGGCACTTTCTGGCCGCCCTCTTCATTTTGGCAGGCGGGTTGTCCATTCTTGAAACTTCTTCTAATCCCTACATCATTGCCATGGGGCCTGAGCAAACGGGAACCCGCCGACTCAATCTGGCGCAGTCATTTAACCCCATTGGTTCTATCATAGGAGTATTACTGAGCAAAGTATTCATCCTATCGGAGTTGAATGCCGCCAGTGCAGAAACCAGGGCAGGTATGAGTTCTGAAGAACTGAAAAATATTCAGGCGGGAGAGCTGTCAGCGGTGATGGGGCCTTATGTAGGAGTAGCGATTCTTCTGTTAGGACTCTGGCTGACCATAGCGTTAGTCAAAATGCCCAAAGCTTCGGATGAAGATGAGCGTTTGAACTTAATCCCTACTTTTAAGCGCCTGATCAAAAATTCTAACTATGTATGGGGTGTGGTAGCTCAGTTTTTTTATGTAGGTGCCCAGATCGGCGTCTGGTCGTATACCATACGCTATGTGATGCTGGAACTACAAGTGGATGAAGATGAGGCTGCTTCTTACTATCTGGCAGCATTAGTACTGTTTACCATTAGCCGTTTTATCTGTACGGCACTGATGAAAATTATTAAGCCGGGCAATCTGCTGGCCTTACTTTCCCTTCTGGCTGTGGTTTGTACTTTTCTGGTAGTAGTAGGCAGTGGATATGTGGGTGTCTATGCACTGGTAGGTATTTCCGGCTGTATGTCCTTGATGTTCCCTACCATTTATGGTTTGGCAGTCAGAGGTTTGGGTGATGATACCAAGCTGGGTGGTTCCGGACTAATCATGGCTATTCTGGGAGGGGCAGTGATTACTTCTGTTCAGGGACAAGTTTCGGATATGACAGGTAGCATCCATCTTGCTTATCTGGTACCGCTTTTCTGCTTTCTGATCGTAGCCATTTACGGTAGGTTAGCCCGAAAAAAAGCCAACCAGGAAGCGCAGTACAGTGGATAAATCTAAAAACTAAACGAGCCATAAGGCATGTACCCTATGGCTCGCTATTCGTTTCAGGAGGGATGAATTTATATGTTACTCAACTGTTCCATATCCTCCTTATCAAGCTCGATATGAGCAGCCTGTGTGTTTTCCTGTAAATGCTTTACTGAGCTGGTTCCAGGAATAGGTAGAATATTGTCACTGTGGGCCAACAGCCAGGCCAGGGCAATCTGATACACAGTAGCATCATGCTTTTTGGCAACTGCTTGTAAAGTATCGTTGTCTACCGCACCGGAATCCAGTGGATACCAGGGAATGAAAGCGATACCTTGCTCTTGGGTCCACTCCACTTCCTGCTGCCACTGACGGTCGGTCAGGCTAAACTTATTCTGCACACTCACTACCTCAAAATATTTCTGCGCCTGTTTGATCTGGTCTACATTTACTTCTGACAAGCCCAGATGTCTGATAAAACCCTGCTGTTGCAGGTCCTTCAATTTACTAAGAAATTCATCGGCAGGTACTTTCTCATCAAAGCGATGCAGTTGATAAAGGTCAACGCGTTCCAGTTTCAGGCGTTTCAGACTTCCTTTCAGGGCTTCTTCCAGATGTTCGGGACGTCCATTTACAGGCCACTGGTTAGGGCCGGTACGCTCCAGCCCTCCCTTGGTAGCAATCAGTAATCCTTTGGGGTAAGGATGCAAAGCTTCGGCAATCAATTCCTCAGAAACGTAGGGACCGTAGCTGTCAGCCGTATCAATAAAGTTAATTCCTAAATCCTGAGTGGCCTGCAGCACGCGGATAGCCTCAGCTTTGTCTTTGGGAGGCCCCCAAATGCCTTCGCAAGTGATACGCATAGCACCGTAGCCTAATCGGTTGATGGTGATGTCACTACCCAAAGTATAAGTGCCGGACGCGGTAGCAGTAATATCTGTATGAATCATTGTTCTTTTGTTTAAGTGAAAAAATATAGCCTGACAAATCATAATTGTTCAGGCAAAACTCAATGTTACAACACAATCTACAGGATAGGGTTTTGAAAAATTTATCTTAGACAAGCGCTGCTAAAATTGAGTCTCCTACATCTGAGCTGTAGAATAAACCAGGGAAGTTGTTAGTTTTGAGTAATCTCTCAAAATAGCTGTACTCTTTGAAGATACTAAAGAAAATCATCCGTGCTTTACTCATTTTTTTGCTGGTGTTGTCTACCCTTGCATTATTATGTATCGCCCCTATTGATGACACACCTTATCAGGAACAAGCGTATTACGAAGCCACTTTACAGGCACTGGATAGTTTAGAGAAAACCTTGGCTAAGGAAGAAACAGACACCGTACAGGCAGGGTGGAGCGAGAAAAACATTACTCCTCAAAAGCCAGTCAGTCTGATGGGTTATGGATGGAAAGGAGATTATGAAAGAGTACATGACTCTCTCCAGGTAAGGGCAGTCGTTTTTTCAAACAATGTGCAGTCCGTAGCCTGGCTAAGCTATGACTTGATGGTCTTACATCCTGATCTGGTCCATGCCATACGTCAGGCAGTGGATACTGCGCAATTGCCTGTCCGTAATCTCTATTTTACTGCCGTACATACGCACAATGGCTTTGGCGAGTGGGCCAAAGGCTTGGGTGGAAAACTCATAGCAGGAGGCTATAATGAGGACCTGGTAAAATTTATCGTGGAACAAACCCTGCGTGCGATACGAGAGGCTTATGCTGATCGTCAACCTGTAAAAGTAGGTTACGGTGAATTTGCTGTACCTGAGTTGATAAATAATCGCCTGGTAAAAGGAGGGGAGGTAGATTCTTATCTAAGAGCGATTAAACTGGAACAGAATTCTGGAATTACCGCCCTGCTTTGCACTTATGCTGCGCACGCTACCTTTCTTAACAGCAAAAGAATGGATCTCTCAGCAGACTATCCGTCAGCATTGGTAGAGATGCTGGAAAAGCATGCTGAAATAGATTTTGCTGCTTTTGCCGCGGGTGCGGTGGGTAGCCATAGCCCATTGAAGGAAGGTGAGTTTTCTTATGAGAAAATGGATAGCTATGCAACACAACTGGCCAAGCCTCTTTTACAAAGTTTAGATAGTATACCTACCTATTATACTACCCAACTGAGGTATGCGGATATACCTTTTCATCTGGGAGAATCCCAACTAAAACTTAGTCCCCACTGGAGAGTGCGACCCTGGCTTTTTAGTGCGGTGATGGGTAACATAAATCCTCAGATTACGGGGATAAGGTTGGGTGATGTAATGATGGTAGGCACTCCGGCAGACTATTCAGGCATGCTGTACAAACAGTTACATGCTGAAGACATTCACCTTGTTGTCAGCAGTTTCAACGGTAGTTACATCGGCTATGTAATTCCTGATACCTATTATGATCAGGAGCATCGGGAAGCTCGGGAGTTGAACTGGTTTGGCCCCTTCACCGGAAGTTATATGACAGAAGTTATGAACAAATTTATCCGGATAGTAGGAGATGGGCCGTAATTAGACAAAAAAAAAGCGGACATGGTCCGCACATATTTAGCCTTGGTAAATGCTGACTATGTCGTAATAATTTTGATGAGTTTACCGCTTTTACTAAAACGGAGTTGCGTTTGAAATTTCTTCCCATTCAGTGCCAGCACATAAGTTTCTTCAGATACTTGAATCGGAGAATAATGCTTCATGATCTGTGAGATCCAATTGGAAGCTTTTTCAGTGGGTATGAGATAGGCTTGCGAAATAGTATATTTACCAAAAGGGCTTTTTGCAAAACTCTTTAAAACATCAGAAGGTAGTTCGGATGCTTTGATAGGCTTAAGCTCTACCTTTTTGTCCACTGCCTGAGAAGCTTGAGAAGAATGCAGGTAATGATGGTAAAAATCTGAGCTAGTGATTTCCTCCTCTGCCAGAACGAATCCGGAAATAGATACTATACTTACCAAAGAAAAAAATAAAATGAATTTCATAAGCCCTCCTTTTCTAAAAATTATCTGTCAGATAAAGTGAAAAAATCGTACCATCTCTTTTAGATAGGGTGTAAGAGCTTTTTTGAAGGGTATAAACAGCATGGGGAATAAAAGTGTGGAATGTTTTTCCCCACGCATTACACACAATGCTAAAAAATAGTCTACACTTATGCGCTATTGCGCAGTAGATATTGGCGGCATTTGTCCTGATACATCTTTAGGTCGGGAGTAGGCATGCCAATTTCTTTAGCTTCTTCGTCCCAATGCCTCATACGAAGACTTAGCTTAAACAGCGCATTCTGCTCAAAATCTGCTGCTTCCCGGGCAGTCATCCTACCTCCCTGATACTCCAGTGTTTTTTTGCTGGCTTCAGAAAGTTTGCCGTAATAATCGGCCTCTTTGAAAGTCAGATACCTTTTGGCTTGGACATGATTTTCTACCAGCTGTGCCATGCGTTCTGAAAAGCCTTGATGCCGAAGGTAATCCCCTCCGATTTTATCATGGCTCATCGCACCATAATTGCCCATAAAACTTTTGCTCTCCTGTTCGTTAACGGCCAGGTGTCCGATGTCATGGAATAGTGCAGC harbors:
- a CDS encoding neutral/alkaline non-lysosomal ceramidase N-terminal domain-containing protein, whose translation is MKILKKIIRALLIFLLVLSTLALLCIAPIDDTPYQEQAYYEATLQALDSLEKTLAKEETDTVQAGWSEKNITPQKPVSLMGYGWKGDYERVHDSLQVRAVVFSNNVQSVAWLSYDLMVLHPDLVHAIRQAVDTAQLPVRNLYFTAVHTHNGFGEWAKGLGGKLIAGGYNEDLVKFIVEQTLRAIREAYADRQPVKVGYGEFAVPELINNRLVKGGEVDSYLRAIKLEQNSGITALLCTYAAHATFLNSKRMDLSADYPSALVEMLEKHAEIDFAAFAAGAVGSHSPLKEGEFSYEKMDSYATQLAKPLLQSLDSIPTYYTTQLRYADIPFHLGESQLKLSPHWRVRPWLFSAVMGNINPQITGIRLGDVMMVGTPADYSGMLYKQLHAEDIHLVVSSFNGSYIGYVIPDTYYDQEHREARELNWFGPFTGSYMTEVMNKFIRIVGDGP
- the fucP gene encoding L-fucose:H+ symporter permease is translated as MSNQSKTPLLPFVLITSLFLMWGLANNMTDTLLAAFKKIMSMSDFQTSWIQIAFYGSYFCLALPAAILIKKFTYKTGVLLGLGMFIAGSLLFYPASQTMVYGHFLAALFILAGGLSILETSSNPYIIAMGPEQTGTRRLNLAQSFNPIGSIIGVLLSKVFILSELNAASAETRAGMSSEELKNIQAGELSAVMGPYVGVAILLLGLWLTIALVKMPKASDEDERLNLIPTFKRLIKNSNYVWGVVAQFFYVGAQIGVWSYTIRYVMLELQVDEDEAASYYLAALVLFTISRFICTALMKIIKPGNLLALLSLLAVVCTFLVVVGSGYVGVYALVGISGCMSLMFPTIYGLAVRGLGDDTKLGGSGLIMAILGGAVITSVQGQVSDMTGSIHLAYLVPLFCFLIVAIYGRLARKKANQEAQYSG
- a CDS encoding serine hydrolase domain-containing protein, with product MKHNLFLVLCFFLAFTASAQTKSLQKSPPLSEASPASVGMSAERLARIDAMCQQAVKEGNVPGIVALVARKGKIVYHKAFGMADSPSGRAMKKDDIFRIASQSKAITSTAVMMLWEEGHFQLDDPISKYIPEFKEPQLLKSFKYSDTTFTTEPASREITIRHLLTHTSGLGYGMIDGDERFKMMYQKAGVMDLFTTEDISIEQSVKRLATLPLHHNPGDAYTYSEGLDVLGYFIEVISGMPFDQFLRERLFDPLGMEDTWFYLPENKASRLVAVQRKEGERWTTYPVTFYDPQYPVKGAKTFFSGGAGLSSTTKDYATFLQMYLNEGELNGVRILSRTTIQSIMGNQIGDLWAGTGRHYGLAFGVLTEEGQAKGGSGSVGTFDWGGYFNTQYFADPEEDLIGIIMKQTQGPTNDQTGWKFRLLTGQAIDD
- a CDS encoding HD domain-containing protein, whose product is MQNQEAVELIVNNIFGLFDKYGHDEYGESITQLEHAVQSAQLAAGEGYEDEVILAALFHDIGHLAVNEQESKSFMGNYGAMSHDKIGGDYLRHQGFSERMAQLVENHVQAKRYLTFKEADYYGKLSEASKKTLEYQGGRMTAREAADFEQNALFKLSLRMRHWDEEAKEIGMPTPDLKMYQDKCRQYLLRNSA
- a CDS encoding aldo/keto reductase, translated to MIHTDITATASGTYTLGSDITINRLGYGAMRITCEGIWGPPKDKAEAIRVLQATQDLGINFIDTADSYGPYVSEELIAEALHPYPKGLLIATKGGLERTGPNQWPVNGRPEHLEEALKGSLKRLKLERVDLYQLHRFDEKVPADEFLSKLKDLQQQGFIRHLGLSEVNVDQIKQAQKYFEVVSVQNKFSLTDRQWQQEVEWTQEQGIAFIPWYPLDSGAVDNDTLQAVAKKHDATVYQIALAWLLAHSDNILPIPGTSSVKHLQENTQAAHIELDKEDMEQLSNI